The Lycium ferocissimum isolate CSIRO_LF1 chromosome 10, AGI_CSIRO_Lferr_CH_V1, whole genome shotgun sequence genome window below encodes:
- the LOC132034817 gene encoding putative serine carboxypeptidase-like 52, with protein MQLLKRINKPHILEPKCKRFSPRPHQLFGQRRSLDEKFHELNNPQQLSALKCRTDWYVHSYHWADDCQVREALNIRKGTIGKWERCASNLQYQKTVMSSIPYHASLSSKGYRSLLYSGDHDKGVPFQSTQAWIKSLNYSIVDDWRPWVVHNQVAGYTRSYSNWMTFTTVKGAGHTAPEYKPRECLAMLRRWMSYQPL; from the exons ATGCAGCTTCTAAAAAGAATTAATAAGCCCCATATTTTGGAACCCAAATGTAAGCGTTTCTCACCAAGGCCACACCAATTGTTTGGCCAAAGAAGATCTCTTGATGAGAAGTTCCATGAACTTAACAATCCTCAACAACTTTCTGCACTAAAATGTCGT ACTGATTGGTACGTACACTCTTATCATTGGGCTGATGATTGTCAAGTTCGAGAGGCCCTCAATATTCGAAAG GGGACTATTGGGAAATGGGAGCGATGTGCAAGTAATTTGCAATACCAAAAGACGGTCATGAGTAGCATACCATATCATGCAAGTCTCAGTAGCAAAGGCTATAGATCTCTTTTATACAG TGGAGATCATGACAAGGGTGTTCCCTTCCAATCAACTCAAGCATGGATAAAATCTCTTAACTACTCCATTGTTGATGATTGGCGACCATGGGTCGTTCACAATCAAGTTGCCGG TTACACGAGAAGTTACTCAAATTGGATGACATTTACCACAGTGAAG GGAGCAGGCCACACTGCACCGGAGTATAAGCCTCGTGAATGTCTG
- the LOC132034818 gene encoding serine carboxypeptidase-like 18 yields the protein CVYRYVGVGNSEDVQLFYYFIESESDPESDPVLLWITGGPGCSALSGLFYEIGPITFEPVEYNGSLPTLILNPYSWTKVASIIFIDLPVGTGFSYARTPAALQSSDLQASDHAYQFLRKWFVDHQEFLRNTLYVGGDSYSGRVVPVITQIIAIKNEMEIKPFINLKGYLLGNPLTYEGEKNYEIPFAYGMGLISDELYESLKTNCKGEYLNIDPSNTLCLQDVQTFKEVGFYHVLVIFGIKRVH from the exons TGTGTTTACAGGTATGTTGGCGTAGGCAATTCGGAAGATGTGCaattattctactattttatTGAGTCGGAGTCTGATCCAGAATCTGACCCTGTTCTACTTTGGATCACTGGAGGCCCTGGTTGCTCTGCTCTATCTGGCCTTTTCTATGAGATTG GACCAATAACTTTTGAGCCAGTGGAATACAATGGGAGTTTGCCTACACTGATACTGAATCCTTACTCATGGACAAAG GTGGCAAGCATTATTTTCATAGACTTACCAGTGGGCACTGGATTTTCCTACGCGAGAACTCCAGCAGCTCTACAATCATCTGATTTACAAGCAAGTGATCATGCATATCAGTTTCTTCGTAAG TGGTTTGTCGATCACCAAGAATTCTTGAGGAATACATTGTATGTTGGTGGAGATTCATATTCAGGCAGGGTTGTTCCCGTCATTACTCAAATCATAGCAATTA AGAATGAAATGGAAATCAAACCATTTATCAATCTTAAG GGATATTTACTCGGAAATCCATTGACTTATGAAGGTGAAAAAAATTATGAGATTCCATTTGCTTATGGAATGGGACTTATTTCTGATGAACTCTATGAG TCCTTAAAGACCAATTGTAAAGGAGAGTACCTTAATATAGATCCAAGCAATACACTGTGTTTGCAAGATGTTCAGACTTTTAAAGAGGTTGGATTCTATCATGTGCTTGTTATATTTGGCATTAAACGGGTTCATTAA